The following proteins are encoded in a genomic region of Thiomicrospira sp. R3:
- the waaA gene encoding lipid IV(A) 3-deoxy-D-manno-octulosonic acid transferase, whose translation MNAFLYTLLSWLALPVILLLLALRSRKDRRYRQRWGERFGHLNKTSYLKAQAGLVVHCASVGEVEAAKPLINSLLARYPTTPITVTCTTPTGSERIQKLFAGRVTHCYLPLDTPGSVNRWLKSLQPRALLLLETELWPNLLIACRKANIQTFAVNARLSKKSARAYRRFYWFTSLILNNLDGLYTQNPATLRRFKALGFANSAGVAGNLKFDLQIDPTLPGQTLNTELKTALNNRTVWVAGSTHAGEDETLIQAFQQLSPQHPQLLLVLVPRHPERFEPVASALKTAKLSYQRFSQMQTLNPNTQVVLGDTMGDLVRWYQSADWVFVGGSLIERGGHNPIEAMIFGKPIMSGRHIFNFADLYHQLDQTKALAWTENLSQLTQQAKTWLKHPNQAKQAGLVGQQLFNQHKGATQTHLHHLSQQLGEDLRHQTLTCTKQAQILTDQRYISELNGPLLEAFNPDYWKQHNAIIGYSQGRNQAWFISHNQHTLLLRHYYRGGLIAKILKDQFLKQASIHSRAFQEFKLLTWMRAQGLPVPRACGASYRATGLTYRADILVEVIPNSQDLFTHLSQQPLQPEGWQQLGAMIAHFHQAGVYHSDLNCHNILINVCAPSQQNTKTWLIDFDKCERRQPANWQAKNLARLKRSLDKELAKNPRFHFASQNWQTLKQSYQTQRKKITPPYP comes from the coding sequence TTGAACGCATTTCTCTATACACTGCTAAGCTGGCTAGCCTTACCTGTCATTTTACTGCTACTTGCCCTGCGTAGCCGAAAAGATCGCCGTTACCGCCAACGCTGGGGCGAGCGCTTTGGACACCTAAACAAAACTAGCTACCTAAAAGCACAAGCAGGCCTGGTGGTCCACTGCGCCTCCGTAGGCGAGGTCGAGGCCGCCAAACCCCTTATCAACAGCCTACTAGCTCGTTACCCCACGACCCCAATAACTGTTACCTGCACCACACCAACCGGCTCAGAAAGAATTCAAAAACTCTTTGCCGGCCGCGTAACCCACTGCTACCTACCCCTTGACACCCCCGGCTCGGTAAACCGCTGGCTTAAAAGCCTACAACCCCGCGCCCTGCTGCTGCTGGAAACCGAGCTCTGGCCCAACCTACTGATCGCCTGTCGAAAAGCCAACATTCAAACCTTTGCAGTCAATGCTCGGCTATCCAAAAAATCCGCCCGTGCCTACCGACGTTTCTACTGGTTTACAAGCCTAATCCTCAACAACCTTGATGGCCTTTACACCCAAAACCCTGCCACCCTGCGCCGCTTTAAAGCGCTCGGCTTCGCCAACAGCGCAGGTGTTGCTGGCAATCTAAAATTTGATTTGCAAATCGACCCCACCCTGCCCGGCCAGACCCTTAACACCGAACTCAAAACCGCCCTTAACAACCGAACAGTTTGGGTTGCAGGCAGCACTCATGCAGGCGAAGATGAAACACTCATCCAAGCCTTTCAACAACTTAGCCCCCAACACCCACAACTCCTACTTGTGCTCGTACCGCGCCATCCCGAGCGTTTTGAACCGGTCGCCTCAGCGCTCAAAACCGCGAAACTCAGCTACCAACGCTTTAGCCAAATGCAAACCCTTAACCCCAACACCCAAGTTGTGCTTGGCGACACCATGGGCGACCTAGTTCGCTGGTATCAAAGCGCGGATTGGGTGTTTGTTGGCGGCAGCCTCATCGAACGCGGTGGCCACAACCCAATCGAGGCCATGATTTTTGGCAAACCGATTATGTCAGGACGTCATATTTTTAACTTTGCCGACCTCTACCACCAACTTGACCAAACAAAAGCCCTCGCCTGGACCGAAAACCTCAGCCAACTGACCCAGCAAGCGAAAACCTGGCTTAAGCACCCAAACCAAGCCAAACAAGCAGGCCTGGTTGGGCAGCAACTTTTCAACCAGCACAAGGGCGCAACCCAAACCCACCTTCACCACCTCAGCCAACAGCTAGGCGAAGACCTGCGCCATCAAACCCTGACCTGCACCAAGCAAGCCCAAATCCTCACCGACCAGCGCTACATAAGCGAGCTAAACGGCCCGCTCTTGGAGGCCTTCAACCCCGACTACTGGAAACAACACAACGCCATAATCGGCTATTCTCAAGGTCGCAACCAGGCCTGGTTTATTTCACACAACCAACACACTCTACTTCTGCGCCACTATTATCGAGGCGGCTTGATAGCTAAAATACTTAAAGACCAATTTTTAAAACAAGCGTCAATCCACAGCCGAGCGTTTCAAGAATTCAAACTCCTAACCTGGATGCGCGCCCAAGGTCTACCCGTGCCCAGAGCCTGTGGAGCCAGCTATCGTGCCACCGGCTTAACCTATCGTGCCGATATCTTGGTCGAAGTCATTCCCAACAGCCAAGACCTCTTCACCCACCTCAGCCAACAACCACTCCAACCCGAGGGCTGGCAACAACTAGGCGCAATGATCGCCCACTTTCATCAAGCGGGCGTATATCACTCAGACTTAAACTGCCACAACATACTCATTAACGTCTGCGCACCCAGCCAACAGAATACAAAAACCTGGTTAATCGACTTCGACAAATGCGAACGTCGCCAACCCGCAAACTGGCAAGCAAAAAATCTAGCGCGCCTCAAACGCTCACTGGACAAAGAACTAGCCAAAAACCCAAGATTCCACTTCGCCAGCCAAAACTGGCAAACGCTAAAGCAAAGCTACCAAACACAACGCAAAAAAATTACCCCCCCCTACCCTTGA
- a CDS encoding SIS domain-containing protein, producing MTAISQSFSDALARHLALFNNAQRYQPSALSMLATLMDTLKQGGKVVWCGNGGSAADSQHLAAEFVVRYKNNRAGLASLALTTDTSILTACANDFGFEQVFARQVSALMRPEDVLVALSTSGKSENVNLAVEAAKHLGATTLALSGGGGGRLAQIADQVLCVESSETARIQEMHLFIGHWWCEALDEACELGELGELGELGELGELGELKGSGR from the coding sequence ATGACTGCAATTTCCCAAAGTTTTTCTGATGCGCTTGCGCGTCATCTTGCCTTATTTAATAACGCTCAGCGTTATCAGCCTAGCGCGTTAAGTATGCTGGCGACCCTGATGGATACTTTAAAGCAGGGCGGCAAGGTGGTTTGGTGTGGTAATGGCGGGAGTGCAGCCGATAGCCAGCATTTAGCGGCGGAGTTTGTGGTGCGCTATAAGAATAATCGAGCGGGCTTGGCGTCCTTGGCGCTGACCACCGATACCTCGATTTTAACCGCTTGCGCGAATGATTTTGGGTTTGAGCAGGTGTTTGCCCGGCAGGTGTCGGCTTTAATGCGTCCGGAGGATGTGCTGGTGGCGTTAAGCACATCGGGGAAAAGTGAGAACGTGAATTTGGCAGTGGAGGCGGCTAAGCATCTGGGCGCGACCACCTTGGCGTTGAGCGGCGGCGGTGGGGGCCGGTTGGCGCAAATCGCCGATCAGGTTTTGTGTGTTGAAAGTAGCGAAACCGCACGCATTCAGGAGATGCATTTGTTTATTGGCCATTGGTGGTGCGAGGCGCTGGATGAGGCTTGTGAGTTGGGTGAGTTGGGTGAGTTGGGTGAGTTGGGTGAGTTGGGTGAGTTGGGTGAGTTAAAGGGGTCAGGGCGATGA
- the hldE gene encoding bifunctional D-glycero-beta-D-manno-heptose-7-phosphate kinase/D-glycero-beta-D-manno-heptose 1-phosphate adenylyltransferase HldE, with the protein MMLNFDLLQQLSRAKILVVGDVMLDRYYYGDTQRISPEAPVPVVHVKRIEDRAGGAANVARNIAHLDGQVTLLGIVGEDAEGDSLQRLLAQEHIQSSLYRQAAQPTIAKMRVVSRHQQVVRLDMEQRFSPASAQHLAQVFAGLVAGFDWVVFSDYNKGSLAQISRMIQTAKAAGRRVLVDPKQADLSLYAGADVITPNVKEFLGAGGDMASEASMVASARALLEQAGIGAMLLTRSEQGMSYITAATHYHEPAQVLEVSDVTGAGDTVIASLAVMLAAGFDAEQAVALANLCAGIVVSKLGAATVSPEELAAKLNQYLNAQGDRYLAPFDAVLQHIGFAKQNGERIVFTNGCFDILHAGHVRYLNQAKALGDRLVVGLNSDASVRRLKGEARPINSLEDRAAVLAGLACVDWVVPFGDEFDEQDTPLRLIQQVCPDVLVKGGDYSIDTIVGADFVLAQGGEVKVLSFVAGKSTTGIINKARGEA; encoded by the coding sequence ATGATGTTGAATTTCGATCTTTTGCAGCAGTTGTCGCGCGCTAAGATTTTGGTGGTGGGCGATGTGATGTTAGATCGCTATTATTATGGTGATACCCAGCGTATTTCGCCGGAAGCGCCGGTGCCGGTGGTGCATGTTAAGCGGATTGAGGATAGGGCGGGCGGTGCGGCGAATGTGGCGCGCAATATTGCACACTTGGATGGACAGGTGACGCTGCTGGGGATTGTTGGTGAGGATGCCGAGGGTGATAGCTTGCAGCGATTGTTAGCACAGGAGCATATTCAGTCGTCACTTTATCGTCAGGCGGCGCAACCGACGATTGCCAAAATGCGCGTGGTATCACGTCATCAGCAGGTGGTGCGTTTGGATATGGAGCAGCGGTTTTCGCCCGCCAGTGCACAACACCTCGCCCAGGTGTTTGCAGGCCTGGTGGCTGGGTTTGATTGGGTGGTTTTTAGTGATTATAACAAGGGGTCGTTGGCGCAAATCAGCAGGATGATTCAAACCGCTAAAGCCGCGGGTAGGCGTGTGTTGGTCGATCCCAAACAAGCTGATTTAAGCCTGTATGCCGGTGCGGATGTGATTACGCCGAATGTTAAGGAGTTTTTGGGTGCCGGTGGTGATATGGCATCCGAGGCGAGTATGGTGGCTTCGGCGCGAGCGTTGCTTGAGCAGGCGGGAATCGGTGCGATGTTGTTGACGCGCAGTGAGCAGGGGATGAGTTATATCACTGCAGCCACGCATTATCATGAGCCGGCACAGGTGCTGGAGGTGAGTGATGTGACCGGGGCGGGGGATACGGTGATTGCGAGTTTGGCGGTGATGTTGGCGGCTGGGTTTGATGCCGAGCAGGCGGTGGCCTTGGCGAACCTGTGCGCGGGTATTGTGGTCAGCAAGCTCGGTGCGGCGACGGTTTCGCCAGAGGAATTGGCGGCGAAATTGAATCAATATTTAAATGCTCAGGGTGACCGTTATCTTGCGCCGTTTGATGCGGTGTTGCAGCATATTGGGTTTGCGAAGCAAAATGGCGAGCGTATTGTGTTTACTAATGGTTGTTTTGATATTTTGCATGCGGGGCATGTGCGTTATTTGAATCAAGCGAAGGCTTTGGGCGATCGTTTGGTGGTGGGGCTAAATTCGGATGCGTCGGTCAGGCGTTTAAAGGGTGAAGCGCGGCCAATTAACAGTTTAGAGGATCGTGCTGCGGTATTAGCCGGGTTGGCTTGTGTGGATTGGGTGGTGCCGTTTGGTGATGAGTTTGATGAGCAGGATACGCCGCTAAGGTTAATTCAGCAGGTGTGTCCGGATGTGTTGGTCAAGGGCGGCGATTATTCAATTGATACCATTGTTGGCGCGGATTTTGTATTGGCGCAAGGCGGGGAGGTTAAGGTCTTGTCGTTTGTTGCAGGTAAATCCACCACGGGGATTATTAACAAGGCACGCGGGGAAGCTTGA
- a CDS encoding glycosyltransferase family 9 protein, which translates to MTSRPAPQSICVLRLSAIGDVCNAVAAVQAIARHYPGAKLTWVIGRVEYSLLKGLPGVRFVVFDKKQGWRAYRQLKAELAGETFDYLLHMQVALRANIASLMIRARVKVGFDKARAKELHSLFMSASIAPRVGEHVLDGFMQFAAFLGVPKQSPVWQIPIAPDDQAWASARIGFSSKNFVICPAASKAERNWLAPRYAAIGDWMAAQGYKVFICGANTALEQQLAADIEQYAQCSLVNLVGKSNLKQLLALIAQADLVLAPDTGPVHMANAVGTPVVGLYAHSNPARTGPYCYGDLVVEVYQQAIVEQTAKPLTLQKWGARAKGEDLMARIEVEQVKDSITTLLGRGW; encoded by the coding sequence ATGACAAGCAGGCCTGCTCCTCAGTCGATTTGTGTTTTACGTTTGTCGGCGATTGGCGATGTGTGTAATGCGGTGGCGGCGGTGCAGGCGATTGCGCGACATTATCCTGGTGCCAAGTTAACTTGGGTTATTGGGCGGGTGGAGTATAGCTTGTTAAAAGGGCTGCCCGGTGTGCGTTTTGTGGTGTTTGATAAAAAACAGGGTTGGCGCGCCTATCGGCAGTTGAAAGCCGAGTTGGCGGGTGAAACCTTTGATTATTTATTGCATATGCAGGTGGCATTACGTGCCAATATCGCCAGTTTAATGATTAGAGCGCGTGTTAAGGTCGGATTTGATAAGGCGCGTGCAAAAGAGCTGCACAGTTTGTTTATGAGCGCATCAATCGCGCCGCGTGTGGGTGAGCATGTGTTAGATGGCTTTATGCAGTTTGCTGCGTTTTTAGGTGTGCCCAAGCAATCCCCTGTTTGGCAGATTCCGATTGCGCCTGATGACCAGGCCTGGGCGAGTGCGCGAATTGGTTTTTCAAGTAAGAATTTTGTTATTTGCCCGGCAGCGTCTAAAGCCGAGCGCAATTGGTTAGCGCCTCGTTATGCCGCCATCGGCGATTGGATGGCGGCTCAGGGTTATAAGGTGTTTATATGCGGGGCGAATACGGCGCTGGAACAGCAGTTGGCGGCTGACATTGAGCAGTATGCACAATGCAGTTTGGTTAACTTGGTGGGCAAAAGTAATCTAAAGCAGTTGTTAGCCTTGATTGCGCAGGCTGATTTGGTGCTTGCACCGGACACGGGGCCGGTGCATATGGCGAATGCCGTGGGCACGCCGGTGGTCGGTTTGTATGCGCATAGCAACCCTGCACGGACCGGGCCTTATTGTTATGGTGATTTGGTGGTTGAGGTTTATCAGCAGGCCATCGTTGAGCAAACCGCAAAACCCTTGACCTTGCAGAAATGGGGGGCGCGGGCAAAAGGTGAAGATTTAATGGCGCGGATTGAAGTGGAACAGGTTAAAGACAGCATCACGACTTTATTGGGCCGGGGTTGGTAG
- a CDS encoding O-antigen ligase family protein, whose translation MAGRFLFKSSDLGVGYASLAVFLFCALALVVPSGYSYGAVMLFLAGLFWLFRASSWQSLTRQDLVVVLALALYGLVWLLEGWVFDYGVRGWDQPLRFFAALIGLLFLLRFAPKPCLFWLGVVVGSFLTMLHSVYILVLLDLTRVDLGFTNAIQFGNIALLFGLISLAGLGWAFEQKNKAVWALVLVLGFVFGLLASLLSGTRGGWIAIPFALLIICRGLFPSFRWRHIALGSGVLLLAGFFVYLQPALGVKDRVDLAVQEVGAYYQSGEVATSVGARLEMWRGAWVIGQENPLYGVGNRGYQQRKLELIEQGELDGFVEQFDHPHNEYLERFVKFGAVGLLALLVLYFLPLRLFLGFFNHPRSSVRAYATAGAVLCVCYIDFSLTQSFFAHNSGVMVYAFMLVIVWAMLMHSARSV comes from the coding sequence TTGGCCGGTCGTTTTTTATTTAAGTCGAGTGATCTTGGTGTTGGGTATGCTTCGCTCGCTGTTTTTCTGTTTTGTGCTTTGGCGTTGGTTGTGCCTAGCGGTTATTCGTATGGCGCAGTGATGCTTTTTTTAGCTGGGTTGTTTTGGTTGTTTAGGGCGAGCAGTTGGCAAAGTCTGACACGTCAGGATTTGGTTGTTGTGTTGGCTCTAGCGCTTTATGGTTTGGTTTGGCTGTTAGAAGGCTGGGTGTTTGATTATGGAGTGCGTGGCTGGGATCAGCCTTTGCGGTTTTTTGCGGCTCTCATTGGGTTGTTGTTTTTGTTGAGGTTTGCGCCAAAGCCCTGTTTGTTTTGGTTGGGGGTGGTGGTTGGCAGTTTTTTGACCATGTTGCACAGTGTGTATATTCTTGTTTTATTAGATTTGACTCGTGTTGATTTAGGGTTTACTAATGCTATTCAATTTGGCAACATTGCTTTGTTGTTTGGTTTGATTTCTTTAGCCGGTTTGGGGTGGGCGTTTGAGCAAAAGAATAAGGCTGTTTGGGCTTTAGTGTTGGTGCTCGGGTTTGTGTTTGGGTTGCTTGCTTCTTTGCTCTCCGGAACCCGTGGAGGCTGGATTGCGATTCCGTTTGCTTTGTTGATTATTTGTCGTGGCTTATTCCCCTCTTTTCGTTGGCGTCATATTGCACTGGGTTCGGGTGTTTTGCTATTGGCGGGGTTTTTTGTTTATCTTCAACCGGCTTTAGGGGTTAAGGATAGGGTTGATTTAGCGGTGCAAGAGGTGGGGGCTTATTATCAGTCTGGCGAGGTGGCTACATCGGTTGGTGCGCGTCTAGAAATGTGGCGGGGTGCGTGGGTGATTGGGCAAGAAAATCCGCTTTATGGGGTTGGGAATCGTGGCTATCAGCAGCGCAAGCTCGAACTGATTGAGCAGGGTGAGCTGGATGGTTTTGTTGAGCAGTTTGACCATCCTCATAATGAGTATCTGGAACGGTTTGTTAAGTTTGGTGCAGTGGGTTTATTGGCCTTGTTGGTGCTTTATTTCCTGCCTTTACGGTTGTTTTTAGGCTTTTTTAATCATCCGCGCTCTTCCGTTCGGGCTTATGCTACGGCGGGCGCGGTGTTGTGTGTGTGTTATATCGACTTTAGTTTAACCCAGTCGTTTTTTGCGCATAACAGTGGGGTAATGGTCTATGCGTTTATGTTGGTTATAGTTTGGGCGATGCTGATGCATTCAGCAAGGAGCGTATAG
- a CDS encoding glycosyltransferase family 2 protein yields the protein MDKQTISVCIITFNEADRIERCLRSVSPIADEIIVFDSGSTDGTLEIVRRYTDKVWQTDWPGFGVQKQRALEQACFEWVLFVDADEALDDTAQQALLDFKQRTEVLEVGFKIKWGVVRHAKLLRFGRSARSPLRLVRREGSFYSPDLVHEKLNHRPGKIGRIKGLLLHYTCRDYGHALEKLAKYAWLGSQKYFSKGKRNRSLLVVVLRAWWTFFLIYILRGGFLDGRIGFIVAVDYMQTNFNKHVGLWLLSAQADTKRKDDVG from the coding sequence GTGGATAAGCAAACAATTTCGGTTTGCATTATTACCTTTAACGAGGCAGATCGAATTGAGCGGTGTTTACGTTCTGTTTCGCCGATCGCTGATGAAATTATTGTGTTTGATAGTGGCAGCACGGATGGTACGCTGGAGATTGTTCGGCGTTATACCGATAAGGTTTGGCAAACAGACTGGCCAGGATTTGGTGTCCAAAAACAACGTGCTTTGGAGCAGGCTTGCTTTGAGTGGGTTTTGTTTGTGGATGCGGATGAGGCTTTGGATGACACGGCACAACAGGCTTTGCTGGATTTTAAACAGCGCACCGAGGTGCTTGAGGTGGGGTTTAAAATTAAGTGGGGTGTGGTGCGCCATGCTAAGTTGTTACGCTTTGGACGCAGTGCGCGGTCGCCTTTACGTTTGGTTCGTCGAGAGGGGAGTTTTTATAGTCCGGATTTGGTGCATGAGAAGTTAAATCATCGCCCCGGAAAAATTGGCCGAATCAAGGGGTTGTTGTTGCATTATACCTGCCGTGATTATGGTCATGCCTTAGAAAAGTTAGCGAAGTATGCCTGGTTGGGAAGTCAAAAATATTTTTCTAAGGGTAAGCGAAATCGTAGTTTGTTGGTTGTGGTTTTACGAGCTTGGTGGACGTTTTTTTTGATTTATATTTTACGCGGCGGTTTTTTAGACGGCAGGATAGGGTTTATCGTGGCGGTGGACTATATGCAAACTAATTTTAATAAGCATGTCGGATTATGGCTGCTGAGTGCTCAAGCAGATACGAAGAGAAAAGATGATGTCGGCTAG
- a CDS encoding CDP-glycerol glycerophosphotransferase family protein, translated as MSARRYVFFVNAAYCYAIFRPLQDVILQKGGEVAWFFSPEVSPKLNLNEVLLPSNKQAIDYAPDVVFVAGDWVPYYLPGIKVQVFHGIARNKRGAQTEQTSDHYRIRGWFDLYCTQADADTQEFKRLAQYYQTFAVAKTGWSKLDNLFNAKKKQNLKLDNSLSTVFFASTFSPSITAAPVLFEAINQLVETNKWRVFVTLHPKMAQDVVVKYRSIRSECYQYFFPEDDLYFAMQQADIMLCDTSSIMYEFMFLNKPVVTFKTRNPGPHLTDFDDPEQLESALLSTLKNDQQSLDAAKMCDELHSFRDGLSSERIVDAIEEGFVLQTFENLKPKPLNVLRKLKIRQKMKYWSF; from the coding sequence ATGTCGGCTAGAAGATATGTTTTTTTTGTTAATGCAGCTTACTGTTATGCTATTTTTAGGCCCTTGCAGGATGTTATTCTTCAAAAGGGCGGTGAGGTTGCTTGGTTTTTCTCACCAGAGGTCAGCCCTAAACTTAATTTGAATGAGGTTTTGTTGCCTTCAAATAAGCAGGCTATTGATTATGCGCCTGATGTGGTGTTTGTTGCGGGTGATTGGGTGCCTTATTATTTACCAGGTATTAAGGTTCAGGTTTTTCATGGTATTGCACGCAACAAGCGTGGCGCACAAACTGAGCAAACAAGTGATCATTACCGTATTCGGGGGTGGTTTGATTTGTATTGCACGCAAGCGGATGCGGATACGCAGGAGTTTAAGCGCTTAGCTCAGTATTATCAAACCTTTGCGGTAGCAAAAACGGGTTGGTCGAAGTTAGATAATCTTTTCAATGCGAAAAAAAAACAAAACCTAAAGCTGGACAATTCTTTATCAACGGTGTTTTTTGCTTCTACTTTTTCGCCTTCGATAACCGCCGCCCCCGTTTTATTTGAAGCGATAAACCAGCTTGTTGAAACTAATAAATGGCGTGTGTTCGTTACTTTGCATCCCAAAATGGCTCAAGATGTTGTGGTTAAATATCGTTCGATTAGATCAGAGTGTTATCAATATTTTTTTCCTGAAGATGATTTATATTTTGCCATGCAGCAAGCCGATATTATGCTGTGTGATACATCATCAATAATGTATGAATTTATGTTTTTAAATAAACCAGTTGTGACCTTTAAAACTCGAAATCCAGGGCCGCATCTCACTGATTTTGATGATCCAGAGCAACTAGAGTCAGCCTTACTTTCGACCCTAAAAAATGATCAGCAATCTCTTGATGCAGCTAAGATGTGTGATGAGTTGCATAGTTTTCGGGATGGGCTTTCAAGTGAGCGTATTGTTGATGCTATTGAGGAAGGCTTTGTTTTACAGACATTTGAAAATTTAAAACCTAAGCCATTAAACGTGCTTCGAAAGCTTAAAATTAGGCAGAAGATGAAGTACTGGTCATTTTAA